The genomic stretch AAACCAaatacacaaccataaaaaaataaaacaaacagaaTCCACCCAATGTGAAACACAACAACAGAAACATAAACAGATGAacaattttatattataataattaaaaaaataaacacataCCACAACATGTTTAGTCTCATGAGAATCATCTCCAGCATCCTTACTACCAGATGCACACGAATCAGATGCACACGAATCCTTCGCCTGTTTAACAGTGGAAGGCAATTTACTTGTCTTCCTTGCAACAGAGGAAGGGGATTTACTCTTCTTCCTTGCAACAGACTTCAAATGTGTAATGTTACTCCTTCGAGGAAGAATCTCGCAAATATCATCCCCTACATTCTTCGATTCATCCTCTACTATACCAGAAATTTTCTTCTCCGAACCAGAAACACCACCGCATTCACCACAGTGATCCATCACACAAATTCGAGCAAGAGAAATATCAATGCACtgcataaaaaaaaacaaacaacacaaatgaaaaaagaaaaacagataTACACATATATAGAGCACAAATTACAAATAACTACCCATAAACTTCCCAAATAATAAACTGATCAAAAACTGACAAAAACCCCACTAAAAAACTAACGATTAAATCGTGCACCAAATATAAAAACCGTCATTAACACAGATTAAAAAACAACCACCCACGAcagaaaaatatataatacaaagcAAAATTAACAATCaatttacattaaaaaaaaaaaaaaaaaaaaaaaccctgaaACCGGGTACTCACCGATACGAAAACACCACAAAGAGGCACAAATCCACAACGAGAAACTTATAAAAAtcctaagaaaaagaaaaaaaagaagaaatcaaaacaaaaaaccaaatgctgaaagaaagaaaaaatttgaaccaaacgATATATAAAAAACGTGATACTGAAGCAAACGGAAAAAGACATACTTGAAACCAGGTACTCACCGAAACGAAACACACGCACAGAGGGCAGAAAATCGACaacaaagaactcaaataaacCCTAACACAAGAACAAAAACTAAGAACACAAATCACCACTGAAGAAAACGtgatacttaataaaatatactaATAAAATTCAGAAAACGTGAAGAAGATAAAAACGTGATAGAGGCTCGGTACTCAAGTACCTGCATGCATACTGGGAATTGATTtccttacaaaaaaaaattcaaaaataaaataataaaaaaaacacataaaatgactaaaaagccCTCACAAAAATACACATAAATGCATAATAAACCACTACTGAATTaaaattttcttacaaaaatgtttaccaaaataataaaaataataataaaaataaaaagacaaaaaTTTACTCATAAAAATACccctatagaaaaaaaaaacgtataaaaaaatatgggatataaaagcaatattttgataaatatggaaaaacaaaacccataaaaaaggaaaacaacaaaaaaaaccataaaaaatgcACACAAAATAAAAAGCCATATATATCAAATTTTAGTGAATTTTCCCATATTTCATGTAAATTCCTCGTACATATATTCATGTGGTAAAACAAAAATTGGGCCTTTTGCAGATGGCGGACTTTGTTGGGATtgggatgaaaatctctaaacaATCAAGGAGTTCATGACAAGAGTTGGTAGATGTGagcccaagcccaagcccaagtCCAAGAGGTTGATTTGAACTCTATTCGATTCTCCAATCACTACCTCATATTCAAAATTTATAACTAGTACCTTTATTACAAGTCACTGGTTCATTTCTCAAGTTTTAATTTTGTTTTCCACTTGACCATTTTCAGTATCATTATATGCTTTTTCAGTTTATTTGTAGTCGTTGATTTTCAATGTACATTTTAGATCAAATTGTCtcaatatatgttttttttttttttttttttttgaaaaactctCAATATATGTTTAGTATTAGTCAAATTCAAAGCTCATGTTCACTACATACTAcatgatttatacaaaaaaatatattgatagcaggaaaaaaaaagatttttatgGTTCATAGAACGTAAAAACTTATTTAGTATATGTGTTTTATGTTAGAGtattatttatttggtatataaaatcaactaattgatttaatatattcaatatttaatttattgacaaaatattctaattaatggtcaacattgtttgttacctgatttgttgttacccgatttttcatatcccaactgattgaggaaatatctcaatctgtggcagagactctgatggtaggtctcactctataaatatagagtaccggtccccaagctcgctactcattctgactttcagtaactccatctaaaagagttagtgagagcttggaagcccgtgtactcgttctaatttctgttcttttcttttgtagatctaaagctagatcgaggttatcaatagcaatggctgggggtatacaatattcgattcttttttgcatatgttcattcatatattaattccgcctacatgtatatagaattgttcatatgtcTACTTTCATATTAATTCTAACATTTTATTGAAATATAAATTTAGTActttatgtttttaataatatttatatgataatttgttaTTTGAAATCGTATATATTAATTACCCTAAATTTAAATTTGATAAATTAAATAGACTAAATAAAATTTGTGCCCTCTAAACTTTTGACACTATTAGATTGTACTCCTAAAATATACGGCTAGTTAAAATTTCCCCATGTTacaatttgaataaaataattaatatttttgctCCCCAAACTTTCACAACTACCAAATTGTGCtccttttaattataaaaattatttttatattagtttttaaaaaattaaagaaaaattatttaaaaaaattcaataaaagactaaaattatttaaaattcattttaaatacatataagtttgaaaatatatatttaaaaaaaaaaattgttacaaatgaaaaaaaaaaatattcccttcttcttctttattattttttaatatatttttctagcTACTTCCTATTCTTTCATTTttatagacaatatttttattaaaaattatagataatattttatcataattttttaatacatttatgtcatacattatattaaacatattttatttatttttatgatattatttatttacttaaaatttacacaataattaaaaaatataataaaaatacatATCTACAAGTACATATATAATTACGAATAAGTCTAATTTACTTCCtcaattttctttgcattcattTTACACTCACCAATTAATTAGAGAAAAATCCCATCTCATTTGTTATTTTTCTCTCAAAATAAATTTGTATGCTTACCTTTTTCTATATATTATAAACCATGGTCTCTAATTTTtaaaaacacaaataaataaGCACTATTATTCTCCCCTCACtaggaaaaaaaaatcaatttacttTTGTCTGATTTTTTATGTATTGCTCTATATTCTCTATTTTGCCCTTGGTATACCATATATTGTTATACATACaagtatataattataaaaagagacaagaaattaaaaaaaaagaaaaataaatgggAATATGAGAAAGTTGAGATTTGGAGGGAAAGAATTTGGTATTTGATTTTGAGTAACGTTACATAATCTTCTTAAGAAGCTTCATATGGCGGGAAAATGTCCTTATAGTCCTTTCCTTTTATTCTTATTGAACCTATAAATAAAAACCCTAACCCCTCATTCTCTCTCCTTCTACTCATCCTTCTCTCCTTTCTCTCTCCTCACAAACATTTCAATTCGGTTCATTTCCAGACTCGCTCCAACAATCTCTTCCACCTTCGCCCTGAGATGTCCGTGCTGCAAAATTAGGTATGCTTTCGTTTTGGGTGTTGAGAATCTGATTAGCTTTGCAATTGATTCTAGGGTTTTGGTGTTTCAACGCTTTGATTTTTGATTCAACTTTCTCAATTATGGGGTTGTGAGTAATATGTGAAATTTTGTTCGATTGAGTTTCAGGTTTGGAGGGTAGAAGTCAGATATAAACGATTATTAGATTTTTTTGAAACGAATTTGTGTATCGGTGAAGATGGGTGATGCATTTGATGATGAAGTAGAGCAAACTGTTTCCATCCAAGAGTATCTCGAGGACGTTGAAGAACGAGAGCTGGTAtgtcttgttttgttttataatttgtttttatgGTTAGCTTCGTACTTCGTAGAATTGAGTCTAGTATGTATCGGTGCTTGGTGAATTTTATGGGTTGAAGAGGTAGAACAATATCGCTAGCAGAAGTTCCAGTTGTTATTATGGATGTACCTACGCAATTAACACTATTTGACGATTTACGAGTTAGAGCTTATGCCTTTCATTTTAATTTAAACTCGTTGTTATTATTGTTAGGCTTGGCACTTCGATTTTCATGTTAGCTACTGAATAGGTTGAGGAGGTTGAACTATATGTTATTTTCAATCAGTTTTTTGGTGACATGATATCGTTGGAATGTAATTATGTTAGAGATGCATTGAAGTGGAGGTTGGAACTTGGAATTACATGCTTATCAGTTTATTTGCTTTCTTTATGCAATGTTTGATGGCCCCTTTTAACAAAGACACAATTTAGTAGGCATGATACTTTGAATTTCATGCTAATTACTGCTTAGCGAGCAAATCAATTAttaactgttcaagtaaattgTATATTGCTACAACAATGTTAGTGCATATGAGGAATCTTGCCAATTTAGAAAGATTATTAAAAGTTATTAGGTCTAGTGGTTAAGTCATGAATTGTTCCCATGAGGTCTATGGTTCGATTTCTCATAGAGATCCACTTATCAATTTGCTTGAGTGTCTTACCTCTCAAAGAATGTAGGGTTTAGCAAAAGGACATGTATACAAAATTTAAGAATTGAATGGATCGATGGCTGTTTTATGAAAATCTAAGGCGGCAAAATTATCCATGTCATAGTTTCTTAACAACAAGGGTGGTGCAGAGTATTGttcatatttatatatgtttaagcTGCTATATTTCATTTATCTTATCTTTGGTGCTTCATCTTGTTGACAGGAAGCAGATTTGGTTTTAGGAGGTGACGAAGGGAAGGAGTGTACTTATAATAATGGTTACATGAAGAGACAAGCAATTTTCTCATGCCTGACATGCACCCCAGATGGGAATGCTGGAGTTTGCACTGCTTGCAGTTTATCTTGCCATGATGGCCACGAGGTATGTTTAGTCAATATTCTTTTTAGAATAGAGTATTTGTTGTTAACCAGACAATAACCAGTAGCATAGTCAATAGGTACATACCATGTTTTAATGTGGACTTCTACTTTCTTTCTGTTTGTTTAATGATATCTAGGTAGAGGCTAGAGCTAAGTTTATGAATAGTATTTTGGCCTAGCAAGACAATGTCTTGGAACAACAAATAGGGCTACTTTTCCTACCATTCCTTTGAAGTATcatttgtttttgggtttgtgtGTGGTTAATAACTTAATACTTAGTGTGCTGATTCTAATTTTTATGTGTGTTTTCTTCCAGTTCACACTTATTCCCCTTTCATCTTTGCTTTTTCATTCCTTTGGATggaaaaaataacatattttgtaTTTGTTTCCTCTACATATCTAATATGCACTTTTAAGTTGAAAGACCATAGATTATATATTACGTTTAAAAAGGTTGGCAACCTGTTGCATATATTTGATACAAAATCCTTGTTTTTTAAAGGCATAAAGAGGCTTTATAGAATACTGAataccttatttatttatttacttgtaaATCTTTTGACTTCTGATGACAATGAATTGATTTTTATGAGTTAATCCAGCATAATTTTTTTTGGTTAACTTCATCCAGCATAAATTGGTTTGCTTCTTTCTAGCACAGTTTTATTCTCTGGAAACTGTTTTACTGTTTGATTTTCATAAATTGAACTTTTACATCTTGATATCTCTCTTTGATAGGATGCTTATGTGGGTTTCAAATTGTGTGCACTGGTGTAGTGGCTGGGGTTGATTTCCATTACATGATAATATGATGTTACTATACCTCTTACACAACAGTTATATTTAGAATCTTGTTGCAATAGCTTTACCTACTGTTCTTAAAAAGTTTTTTTGCTTATATCTAATGTGTCCtttccatttttttatttatttgcgGGTGCTCTTTTTACCAGATTGTTGAGCTATGGACAAAGAGAAACTTTAGGTGTGACTGTGGAAATTCAAAATTTGGAGAGTTCTTTTGCAAGCTTTTCCCAAATAAAGATGTAGAGAATGTTGAGAATTCTTACAATCATAATTTTAAAGGTTCATACTGTACATGTGGTCGCCCCTATCCTGATCCTGAGGCTGAAGAACAAGTTGAGATGATTCAGTGTTGTGTATGCGAAGACTGGTTCCATGAAGAGCATCTTGGTCTTCAATCTTCTGATGAGGTTATTACTTGGGATGTTTTAGCAGGCTTAAGTTATTTTTCTCATGTTTTACTGTTTTGTGGTCTTTTTTTTAATGGCATAATTTTCCTTTTGGAATGGCAAATCTCTATATTAGCTCTGTCAACCCCAAGTGCCCAACTTGTAGATGCATTGCAAAATTTGTTCTGATGCTTTGACTGCAAATTGCATACTCTAATGACTCTTAATTTCCCTTCAGCATGTTTACTTGAACAAATATAGTATTATCTTCTTTCAATTTGTGGACTCTTACCCTTACTGCCACTGTACCCAGCGCCAGCAGTACGTAGTACTTGATCTATGATGTCACCACCTTTTGTATAATCTTCTAGTATCCCCTTATCACTAGGAATTGGGGTTCATTCAACTAGAAAACTATTTAGTGAATTAAAATGAAATGATTTAAAAGCTTTGGTGAGAACTTTACATTTCTCGAAGTACATTTTCCTTGTAAATGATTTGCAATTTAATAAATGTTGGTGTTTAGCATGTTAAACTGTAAGTTCTATTGATCTTTTATTCTACAACAGGTGCCTAGAGATGAGGAaggggaacctttgtatgaggaTTTTATATGTGGGGCATGCTCGGTTGTTTGTTCTTTTATAAGACTATATCCTCGAGCCATATGGGCAGTAGAGAAGCAGCCTGCTGATATTGTTAGTGTGAGCAAGGATAAAAATGTTGTGGAAGATACAGAATCTGGCTGTAAATCTGGAGAGATTGAAAATAACACATCTCCCAAAAAGGATTGTGTGCTGGTTCCTGCCAAATCTGAATCTGTTCCGTGTGGGGAGGGTTCGCAACTAGGAGAAAATTCTGGAAAGGACATAGATTCAAAGCCTGATATGGATGCTAGTCCACATGCAATTTGTGCTCTTGGTGTTGATCTGCTAGTTACTGCCCTTGAGTTAGAGAGGAAGCCAATGTTTCTTTCAAAAAGCTGGAGGGATTCCCTTTGCAGATGTGAAAAATGTAACGACTACTGCAAACAAAAGGGACTTGTTTTTCTTCTTGACAAGGAGGACTCTATTGCAGAGTATGAAAAAATGGGAAAGCAGAAGAGGGAGGAGAAGTTGCAGAAACAAGAGGGAGCTGAGTTAAGTCTACTTGATAACCTTGGTCATGTGGAAAAAATGGAAATTCTGAATGGCATTGCGGATATGAAGGATGAAATTCGCACTTTCCTGGTATGTGTTTTGTAGCCAATGTTATCTTGTTTTTCTATTTAATGCTTGTTATAGCTCAGGGGGATAAAGATGTTGATGTCAGTTGAATTTCTGTTATTAGTTGCTATGCACAAAAGCCCCAATGTCAAGTTCATTCTTTTGCAGGAATCGTTTGATTCTTCGAAGCCGATTACTTCTGATGATGTCCACCAAGTGTTTGAGAATCTAGCAAAGAAGCGCAGGCGTGTATAGTGAGTTTAATTAGATTTTTACTAATGTTCTATGCATGTGTTAATTATCAGAATGTTCGATGCTTGAGACTAGACTTAGTCCAGATTCAGAAACATTAAGAAAGCTGTTCATGTTTAAGGCTTTTCTTAAGCAGAGTGCTTTTTCTTCGTTTAAACAGTTTTTATTCCATGTACTTATCTATCAAGGACCTAAAGAGTCATTTAGGCATGCCTAATTCAACTGCTGAAAATGAAGTGCTTACTTTGAACACATCAAACATGTTTGTagctgcatatatatatatatatatttatgtggaAGTTTATGCTTACACTTGCACATGTGGTTGATCACACATGACTCAAAAGCCATGTCTTTGGGTTGACTGGTTCATGGGGAAATTGTTTTATGACTTGTATTCATTTCACTTGTACATATGCCCCACTTTCAAAAATTAAACTGAAGTCTtgactttttaattttttttttaaaatttggttGGTAATGAATTTCTTACTTCAATTTGACTTAAAACATTTACATTAAATCATATGCTCATTTTTACTAGGGATGTAgtaaaacaataaatatataacaaactaataacaaatagaAAATGttatataaaagtaaatattatattaattaaagaGTAATATATTTAGATTGAAGTAAAATATGTGTTAGTATTTTATGAcacattatatattttttttaactattgtgtatgttatataaatatttatgtattaatttaaaattgaaaaaaataatataaaaaaattaatatatataatgatgcggtgtGATTTGAtctgcatttataaaatttaaaactgcAAACTACATCGTgcggtttggcaaaaatacaaattGCAACTGCACTGTGAAGTTTTCTAAGCTGCAAACTGCAGTATGGTGTGGacggttttatgaacacccctacttTTTACCATGTGCATTGACTCTGCAGAGTGCTGAATGAAATGaattgaaagaaataaaaaaaaattagaacttgaGTTGGTTGATAATGAATTTTTTAACATCAAAATCAAATGATTGGCTAGTATGGAAACTTGAATGAATCACTTTGTGGAGAACAAAAGTCACATGCATGTGCAAGAAGACATAATCTTATATAAGATCTCATGTTTCTCAATGATATGTGGTTGAGATGAACTAATTTTGTGTTAAGAAAACTTTGTTTGTTGAAATCACATGCTACTTTTCTTGTATCATCTGTCTTTGCATATCttttacttaaaaaaatataGTAATGTGGGGGGGCTTTGACTAATCCCTTGGTTTGATTTTCTGCTCTTTTTTTCAACACTAGTTAACGAGCTAGGACAAGAGTAGGTTATAGTTAGTCCCATAAGGCTGTCCACGTGTACCAAAATCTAGCTATGGTATTTTTAATTACTAACTTAGTCATTATCTCACCTAAATTTGGGAGACTGTCGGCTCAAATGGACTATAGCAGTAGCACAGATCtatgaaaacaaaaataatttGCATTATATTAACCTCTTAAATTTTGATGTGGACGAAAGAGAATCAGATTCTCGTTGAGTGTTATATAATCTTAAATGTTGGAATTAATTATAATTGACATGTTGAACTTGTTCCAACGTCATGTATTGTCATGGTTACATCATTAGACACCTACTAACTATATAACTTAATTATTAGGGTTAGAGGTCTTTTTAACTCttggttttttctctcttttaGCACTTTCAAAAGGGTCTTCAATGCTAGCTTTATAATCTTTATTGATAAGAGTGGTGTTAAGTAACTTTTttacaataattaaaaaaaagggTCTTCATAAACAATATAATCTTTGAAATTAGCGGTGATGACACTAAAATgattaaagaaagagaaattgataaaaatgacattttatttaagtaattttgcattcTGGTttactttttataattttttataaaatgacttttatttaaaattcaaTTTTGATTGGCagtttgaatttttcgaccatctgtctaaattttcgactacatgtctaaattatgagagattattttgtaaaaaattattcaaattaGGTTAGAGTACGAAAtgactttaaaaaaatatattattttgctaAAAGACccttaaagaaataaaaaaggaaGACTCATGTTGAAGTTTCATGTTAGATATGAGAATGAGAATAATAGGACCACTTTTGTATTGTATCCATAACTAGAAAAAACCCCATGTCTGAACATGAATTTTATTCAGTTGAATCAAACCCATTTGAATGTATCAACAATCAATGGagaatataagaatatttttactagaatgtttatattttttcagACAAAAATACAAGTATTCACAATAGTAACCATTAGACTACAACGGTCCAAAATGGTTTCTTAGCCTTAGCTCCATCAATCAAACCgtgattttttgttttattatatagtCATCATTTTTTTTTAGGTTAGTATCTCTTATTTTTCTATGTACACACTTGTTGAGAAAGACAAATTAATGTTGAACAATGCGTTAGAAATTTAAAAGCTGCCACCAAAGCTGTGTAATTTGTCTGATTATAGAGGAAATTTATTGaagttttttgtttgtattttatcAACAAACAACAGAATCCACACTCTAATAATACTTGTCACGAATACAGATATAATGTGAATATAAAATATCTGTGCTTATCTGTATAAATAACAAGAAGATAAAGCTCATCCATATAATAATATCTTTTTAATGTTTTCTCATGATCGACATAATAGTTTGGATTTTAAAAAGCCAATTTACTTTTTTTAAGGACAAAGATGccttgccaaaaaaaaaaaaagaaaaagaaagggcaaATAAGGCTTtactatatataatttttttttagttggaTCGGTAATCATTTGGTATTTGTGTTTTTACAAAATATAATCTTGGTACactgtgtttacaataatgctcatttgatatCCTGTATTTTGAAGTCTTACATATttagtaccctgtattttaaaatcatacatatttggtactctgtattttaaaattgtacatatttggtatttaaattcaaatttaattaataaaattttaccaatttaattaaATTACTCTCAATCATGTGAGCTGCATATTATATATAACTGATAAcaatttggtcatattgaaaaaaaattatcaattagATACCAAATATCTATGTTTTCAAAAAATGGGAtaccatataagcattattaaAAAGAGAGCATACCAGAATACTTTGTAAAAACAAAGAATATCAAATGAggaaattttctttttttttaatgtcTATAAAATTCAAACTAAGCTtggtaaatatttattttttgggGTCAGAATTCGTGAAAAGTAGCATAGTACTATAGTACACATTTTCATTGTCAATCAAAGAAAATCAAAGGGAAAAAAGATGTTGAatcaaaagtgaaaaaaaatGTGAGAAGAGGAATATAGTAGGTAAATCTAATGATTTTTCTTTCGAAAGCAAGAAAAGAAGTCTAATTTTTTTTCAACACGCaaatggaaaaaaataaaaaaaccaaaagTTGAAAAGAAAATTACACATGAAATCAAGGCATATAATAGtggaatatattttttattccaaGAGGTAATGAAATACATAATTGTATTTACGAATTTTTTTATAACAAGTTGgaatatgatattttattatatctACAAAGGGAAAATACACTCACATCACTTTCAATCAAAAtcaaattatatttataaaaaataaaaggaataaagcaagagaaggaaaaaaaataatagttgataaaaataatattttttttatattattttcattattgtatgGCTCGATGAAAAAACAGACAAATAATTATGATtataagaaggaaaaaaaaagaaagcaaaAGAGACattattgatttattaatttaagCACCTTCGTCTGTAGTGAAGGTGTGACTAAATTGtattaaattaagaaaaaaaaaaggctttAAATTCTACAAAATTAAGGGTCATTGTCATGTTGTTTGTccaattatttgtttaattatttattaaatgaaATTAATTGAAGAAATAACAGAGTAGAAATGTTGTACTATTAAATTAAAGCCGTGATTTACTGAGAacataattatttgaattgaatGGTAAACCAAATTGTCTACTATGAGCAAAAGGGTCACTAATGGAGCCAATAAAGTTGATAAAAAAGTGAGTTAATTGTCGACATCAAAATGGGCCATCAAAATTCTATCCCAAACAAAATCTTTTAGTACTGTTTATGAAAATCTGGATTGGAACGTTTCTTTCTACtccacataataataataataatagtaataataataata from Humulus lupulus chromosome 5, drHumLupu1.1, whole genome shotgun sequence encodes the following:
- the LOC133778599 gene encoding uncharacterized protein LOC133778599, whose translation is MGDAFDDEVEQTVSIQEYLEDVEERELEADLVLGGDEGKECTYNNGYMKRQAIFSCLTCTPDGNAGVCTACSLSCHDGHEIVELWTKRNFRCDCGNSKFGEFFCKLFPNKDVENVENSYNHNFKGSYCTCGRPYPDPEAEEQVEMIQCCVCEDWFHEEHLGLQSSDEVPRDEEGEPLYEDFICGACSVVCSFIRLYPRAIWAVEKQPADIVSVSKDKNVVEDTESGCKSGEIENNTSPKKDCVLVPAKSESVPCGEGSQLGENSGKDIDSKPDMDASPHAICALGVDLLVTALELERKPMFLSKSWRDSLCRCEKCNDYCKQKGLVFLLDKEDSIAEYEKMGKQKREEKLQKQEGAELSLLDNLGHVEKMEILNGIADMKDEIRTFLESFDSSKPITSDDVHQVFENLAKKRRRV